Proteins from a genomic interval of Granulicella sp. L56:
- a CDS encoding MarR family winged helix-turn-helix transcriptional regulator, producing the protein MTPQSSYEALPAETAQTQADDAIRNLAWFRYNLRKFLRFSEKAARQCGVTPQQHQLMLGVAGYTGRGTATVSELAEFLQERHNSVVGLVERAAQRGLVRKEHDTQDRRFVLVSLTPQGEQILARLTELHKEEVKAAREALMKVPKVPAQVLEVKKKAV; encoded by the coding sequence ATGACGCCGCAATCTTCCTACGAGGCGCTTCCAGCCGAAACGGCTCAGACTCAAGCCGATGATGCGATTCGGAATCTGGCATGGTTTCGCTATAACCTCCGCAAATTCCTGCGATTCAGCGAAAAGGCTGCGCGGCAGTGCGGTGTCACACCGCAACAGCATCAACTAATGCTCGGCGTGGCCGGATATACCGGGCGAGGAACAGCGACCGTTTCGGAGCTGGCCGAATTTCTGCAGGAGCGTCACAACTCCGTCGTAGGTCTGGTGGAGCGCGCCGCACAACGTGGTCTGGTCCGCAAGGAGCACGACACGCAAGATCGCAGATTTGTTCTGGTTTCGCTAACTCCACAGGGAGAGCAGATTCTTGCTCGGCTGACGGAGCTGCACAAAGAAGAGGTTAAGGCTGCCAGAGAAGCCCTGATGAAGGTGCCAAAGGTGCCTGCACAGGTGCTTGAAGTGAAGAAAAAAGCAGTGTGA